The following proteins come from a genomic window of Montipora foliosa isolate CH-2021 chromosome 2, ASM3666993v2, whole genome shotgun sequence:
- the LOC137992629 gene encoding zinc finger protein 862-like has protein sequence MDIRGFFVPSGSNSHSANSSNSKRKGSDEGDASQSSGSSGKRNFVRSWTKDFPWLEYDGEKMRCKPCCSRTTESDSSSVFVTGSTNFKIESIRSHEKSNGHNRAIAAIKVAENPRLASLPRVLWTVSQGVAQKMERLFDIAYFVAKREMPFTSFPHLCHLEMKHGVDLGSTYINDKACKNFVLSIATQLKNELSCKLQKCRFISVMAVHSATDVGVREVEDVYVCHLVEGETVNTFAGLKECVNSKADGIKVAVDSVMEDICDGWKNRAVAMGSDGAPVMLGDRGGVFALLKQEIPHLIKLHCIAHRLELAFADTLLAVPEFRDIKHMLQGIWKQYHYSPKAVRELKEVAESMEVRAYKAVKADGTRWVPHLQRALSVLLLKNYKVVVMHLQHAAEVRDSSAQMQGRARNYSGKLASFKFLSLMHLLLDIVEAISKVSLAFQEDGISISRVQDKLATLSALLEAFKHRPGHHLHSFLSEVGDGNCFKDQELKRSDGDSDSFNRLKETAIDASLRFIQERFQGMETDPVLLAAATLTTHQSWPVGNRNLLLLHGEHDIQVLVDHFKVPLQRNNFHLQHCLEEWMDMKFHVQRVRDELTLRQDVFWKNKFMLCQDRFPNLLMLIEICLVIPCQTACCERGNSCMNRIMTDWRCTLDVSTVEALMRISINGPSPEDYHAALAVGLWMESGERSRRPTLMD, from the coding sequence ATGGATATCAGGGGTTTTTTTGTGCCCTCTGGCTCAAATTCTCATTCCGCAAATTCCTCCAActcaaaaaggaaaggaagtgatgAAGGGGACGCTTCACAGTCCAGTGGCAGCAGCggaaaaagaaattttgtcCGGAGCTGGACAAAAGATTTTCCTTGGTTGGAATATGATGGGGAGAAAATGCGATGCAAACCTTGCTGCAGCAGGACTACAGAGAGTGACTCCTCATCTGTGTTTGTAACTGGTTCTACAAACTTCAAAATTGAATCAATTCGAAGCCACGAGAAATCAAATGGCCATAACCGAGCAATTGCAGCCATTAAAGTTGCGGAGAACCCGCGTTTAGCATCACTGCCACGGGTGCTTTGGACTGTTTCTCAAGGTGTTGCTCAGAAAATGGAGAGATTATTCGACATTGCTTACTTTGTCGCCAAGAGAGAAATGCCCTTTACAAGTTTTCCACATCTTTGCCATCTTGAAATGAAACACGGAGTTGACTTGGGAAGTACATACATAAATGACAAAGCATGTAAGAACTTTGTATTGTCAATTGCTACTCAATTAAAGAATGAACTTTCATGTAAACTTCAGAAATGCAGATTTATAAGTGTAATGGCAGTCCATAGTGCAACCGATGTTGGAGTGCGTGAAGTTGAAGATGTTTATGTTTGCCACCTGGTTGAAGGAGAAACAGTAAATACATTTGCAGGACTTAAAGAATGTGTCAATAGTAAAGCAGATGGGATTAAGGTGGCTGTTGACTCTGTAATGGAAGATATCTGTGATGGGTGGAAGAATAGAGCTGTCGCAATGGGATCAGATGGTGCCCCAGTGATGCTTGGGGATAGAGGTGGAGTGTTCGCTTTACTAAAGCAAGAAATCCCACACCTAATCAAGTTACACTGCATTGCACATCGCCTAGAACTGGCTTTTGCCGACACTCTCTTGGCTGTCCCAGAATTTAGGGATATAAAGCATATGCTCCAAGGTATCTGGAAACAATATCATTACTCACCAAAAGCTGTGCGAGAACTTAAAGAGGTGGCAGAAAGCATGGAGGTCCGAGCTTATAAGGCTGTCAAGGCAGATGGGACAAGATGGGTGCCTCATTTACAACGGGCATTAAGTGttcttcttttaaaaaattacaaagtggTGGTTATGCACTTACAACATGCTGCAGAAGTTAGAGACTCTAGCGCACAGATGCAAGGAAGGGCTCGGAATTATAGTGGGAAACTTGCAAGCTTTAAATTCCTTTCTCTTATGCATCTGTTGCTGGATATTGTGGAAGCTATTAGCAAGGTAAGCCTTGCTTTCCAAGAAGATGGAATATCAATTTCCAGAGTGCAGGATAAACTGGCTACTCTATCTGCATTACTTGAGGCATTTAAACACAGACCAGGGCACCATCTACACTCATTTCTTTCTGAGGTGGGGGATGGCAACTGTTTTAAAGATCAAGAGCTGAAGCGAAGTGATGGAGACAGTGATTCATTCAACCGGTTGAAGGAAACTGCAATTGATGCTTCACTGAGATTTATTCAAGAGAGATTTCAGGGTATGGAGACTGATCCTGTTCTGCTGGCAGCAGCAACCTTAACCACTCATCAAAGCTGGCCAGTTGGAAACAGAAATTTGCTCCTCCTTCATGGAGAACATGATATCCAGGTACTAGTTGACCATTTTAAGGTTCCACTGCAGAGAAACAACTTTCATTTGCAACACTGCCTGGAGGAATGGATGGACATGAAATTCCATGTCCAGAGGGTTAGAGATGAACTTACCCTCAGACAGGATGTGTTTTGGAAGAACAAGTTTATGCTATGCCAAGACCGTTTTCCCAACCTGTTAATGTTGATTGAGATATGTCTTGTAATTCCATGTCAGACTGCTTGCTGTGAGAGAGGGAATTCATGCATGAACCGAATAATGACTGATTGGCGTTGCACCCTTGATGTGTCCACTGTTGAGGCATTGATGAGGATATCAATCAATGGTCCCTCGCCAGAGGACTACCATGCTGCCCTGGCAGTAGGACTTTGGATGGAGTCAGGGGAGAGGAGCAGGAGGCCAACTCTAATGGACTAA